In Morganella morganii, the following are encoded in one genomic region:
- a CDS encoding NAD-dependent epimerase/dehydratase family protein, which produces MIIIIGGSGFIGTRLSTQLQKDNIPFKIVDIEKSAAFPDHWEFGDVTKPESLVEPLTGSDVIINLAAKHKDNVHPISLYYDVNVDGAKHVCDVAAQLGIKHIVFTSSVAVYGFVEKETGEDGQYEPFNDYGKSKLAAEHVYDAWQAEEADRTLVTIRPTVVFGENNRGNVYNLFRQIASGRFLMIGGGKNQKSMAYVENIAAFLKFATNFNSGRHVFNYVDKPDFNMEDLTDIICKAMDKHKSNIHVPYSVGLLGGYCFDILAKVTGKEFPISSIRIKKFCARTQFKSDFIADTGFVAPVSLEQGIANTVRHEFKK; this is translated from the coding sequence ATGATCATCATTATCGGCGGCTCAGGCTTCATTGGTACTCGCCTGTCCACACAATTACAAAAAGACAATATCCCGTTCAAAATCGTTGATATTGAGAAAAGTGCTGCATTTCCTGATCATTGGGAATTTGGGGACGTCACTAAACCGGAATCTCTGGTTGAGCCACTGACAGGTTCCGACGTTATTATTAATCTGGCTGCAAAGCACAAAGATAATGTGCATCCTATCAGTCTTTACTATGATGTAAATGTCGATGGCGCTAAACATGTATGTGATGTCGCAGCTCAGCTTGGAATCAAACATATCGTCTTTACATCTTCTGTTGCCGTTTACGGTTTTGTTGAAAAAGAAACCGGTGAAGATGGTCAATATGAGCCATTCAATGATTACGGTAAATCCAAATTAGCTGCCGAACATGTTTATGATGCCTGGCAGGCAGAAGAAGCAGATCGCACACTGGTGACAATCCGCCCGACTGTAGTATTTGGTGAAAACAACCGTGGCAATGTCTATAATTTATTCCGCCAGATTGCATCCGGTCGTTTCCTGATGATTGGTGGCGGTAAAAACCAAAAATCAATGGCTTATGTTGAAAACATTGCCGCATTCTTAAAATTTGCTACTAACTTTAATTCAGGTCGCCATGTATTTAACTATGTCGATAAACCTGATTTTAATATGGAAGATCTTACAGATATAATCTGCAAAGCTATGGATAAGCATAAGTCTAATATCCACGTACCATATAGTGTTGGTCTGTTGGGTGGTTACTGCTTTGACATTCTGGCAAAAGTGACTGGTAAGGAATTCCCGATAAGCAGCATCCGCATTAAAAAATTCTGTGCCCGTACTCAGTTTAAATCCGATTTTATTGCTGATACCGGATTTGTTGCCCCAGTGAGCCTGGAACAGGGAATTGCTAATACTGTTCGCCACGAATTTAAGAAGTAA
- the cysE gene encoding serine O-acetyltransferase, which produces MSYEELEEVWSYIKQEARDFADCEPMLASFFHATLLKHENLGSALSFMLANKLATPTMPAISVREVVEEAYHNDPQMIKSAAMDIKAVRLRDPAVDKYSTPLLYLKGFHALQAYRIANWLWNQNRRALATYLQNQVSVTFGVDIHPAAKIGHGIMFDHATGIVIGETAVVENDVSILQSVTLGGTGKTGGDRHPKVREGVMIGAGAKILGNIEIGRGAKIGAGSVVLHPVPAHTTVAGVPAKIVGKPGCDKPSLDMDQHFNGCEGI; this is translated from the coding sequence ATGTCCTACGAAGAACTGGAAGAGGTCTGGAGCTATATAAAGCAGGAAGCGCGGGACTTTGCTGATTGTGAGCCGATGCTGGCCAGTTTTTTCCATGCGACATTACTCAAGCATGAAAATCTGGGCAGCGCGCTCAGTTTTATGCTGGCCAACAAACTGGCAACCCCGACCATGCCGGCAATTTCTGTCCGTGAAGTGGTGGAAGAGGCATATCACAATGATCCGCAGATGATTAAATCTGCCGCAATGGATATCAAAGCCGTCCGCCTGCGGGATCCGGCAGTGGATAAATACTCCACGCCGCTGCTCTACCTGAAAGGCTTCCACGCCTTACAGGCATACCGCATCGCCAACTGGTTGTGGAACCAGAACCGCCGCGCGCTGGCAACCTACCTTCAGAACCAGGTTTCTGTGACATTTGGTGTGGATATCCACCCGGCCGCAAAAATCGGCCACGGCATTATGTTTGACCACGCAACCGGCATTGTCATCGGCGAAACCGCGGTGGTGGAAAATGATGTCTCTATCCTGCAATCCGTCACCCTCGGTGGTACCGGCAAAACCGGCGGCGACCGCCACCCGAAAGTCCGCGAAGGCGTGATGATTGGTGCTGGTGCCAAAATCCTCGGCAATATCGAAATCGGACGCGGTGCCAAAATCGGCGCAGGCTCCGTGGTTCTGCACCCGGTCCCGGCACACACCACCGTTGCAGGTGTACCGGCAAAGATTGTCGGCAAACCGGGCTGCGATAAACCGTCCTTGGATATGGATCAGCACTTTAACGGGTGTGAGGGGATTTAG
- a CDS encoding rhodanese-like domain-containing protein has translation MLQEIMPFVSKHPIISLVWVALLISVIVLTVKGLFSKVKTIPRSTAIALINKEEAIVVDTRTRDDFRRGHIIDAVNLTPSEIKDNNLGEVEKHKNRPVILVSANGMELVKPAESLLKAGFERVFVLKDGLSGWTGDNLPLSRSKK, from the coding sequence ATGCTGCAAGAAATTATGCCATTTGTCAGTAAGCACCCTATTATCAGCCTTGTATGGGTCGCGTTACTGATCTCAGTCATCGTACTGACTGTCAAAGGACTGTTTTCAAAAGTGAAAACAATTCCGCGTTCTACCGCTATCGCACTGATTAATAAAGAAGAAGCGATTGTCGTGGATACCCGTACCCGGGACGATTTCCGCCGTGGTCATATCATTGACGCGGTCAATCTGACGCCGTCAGAAATTAAAGACAACAACCTCGGTGAAGTGGAAAAACACAAAAACCGTCCTGTTATCCTGGTTTCCGCCAACGGTATGGAGCTGGTCAAACCGGCTGAAAGCCTGCTCAAAGCCGGTTTTGAACGTGTATTTGTGCTGAAAGACGGCCTCTCCGGCTGGACCGGTGATAACTTACCGCTTTCCCGCAGCAAAAAGTAA
- the envC gene encoding murein hydrolase activator EnvC — protein sequence MAHKHVFRTHSRRVSPGVRTLLAALLLPVSFAVSAANTTTADASKNELKNLQLNIAEKEKSVKEQQGKRANLLTQLKNQEKDIAAAGRELYSTQKTLKQLDSEITTLSAEIKQLDAKQKAQRALLSKQLDAAFRQGRHQGIELIFKGEEGQRDERILAYYTYIGAAREKTIAELEETTQQLHARRQTEQQKRAEHKSLLGKQQTEKKKLDRAQTARKSTLTELERSLKADQKDLLVMRENESQLRNKIAKAEREAKARAEREAREAARIREKQAQAKKKGSTYTPTQDERSLMSRTGGLGRPAGQAIWPVRGPLLHRFGDSISGELRWKGMVIGSPEGTQVKAVADGRVLLADWLQGYGLMVVVEHGKGDMSLYGYNQSALVNVGDQVKAGQPIALVGSSGGQERPGLYFEIRRQGRTVNPQPWLGR from the coding sequence TTGGCGCATAAGCACGTTTTCCGCACGCATTCCCGCCGGGTGTCCCCCGGTGTCCGCACATTACTGGCAGCTCTGCTGTTGCCGGTCTCTTTTGCTGTTTCTGCCGCCAATACAACCACCGCCGATGCCAGCAAGAATGAGCTGAAAAATCTCCAGCTGAATATCGCGGAGAAAGAAAAGAGCGTCAAAGAGCAGCAGGGAAAACGTGCAAATCTGTTAACCCAGCTGAAAAATCAGGAAAAGGATATCGCCGCTGCCGGTCGTGAACTCTATTCCACACAGAAAACCCTGAAACAGCTCGACAGTGAAATCACCACTCTCAGCGCAGAAATCAAACAGCTGGATGCGAAGCAGAAAGCCCAGCGGGCGCTGCTGTCAAAACAGCTAGATGCCGCATTCCGTCAGGGGCGTCATCAGGGTATTGAACTGATTTTCAAGGGTGAGGAAGGCCAGCGCGATGAGCGGATCCTCGCCTATTACACCTATATCGGTGCCGCGCGGGAAAAAACCATTGCAGAGCTGGAAGAGACCACGCAGCAGTTGCACGCCCGCCGCCAGACCGAGCAGCAAAAACGCGCAGAGCATAAAAGCCTGCTCGGCAAACAGCAGACTGAAAAGAAAAAGCTGGATCGTGCCCAGACCGCCCGGAAATCCACCCTGACTGAGCTGGAACGCTCACTGAAAGCTGATCAGAAAGATTTGCTGGTGATGCGGGAAAACGAAAGCCAGCTGCGCAACAAGATAGCCAAAGCGGAGCGCGAGGCCAAAGCCCGCGCGGAACGCGAAGCCCGTGAAGCCGCCCGTATCCGCGAGAAACAGGCTCAGGCGAAGAAAAAAGGCTCCACCTATACCCCGACTCAGGACGAGCGTTCGCTGATGTCCCGCACTGGGGGACTGGGCCGTCCGGCCGGTCAGGCTATCTGGCCGGTTCGTGGTCCGCTGCTGCACCGGTTCGGTGACAGTATCTCCGGCGAACTGCGCTGGAAAGGCATGGTAATCGGCTCACCGGAAGGCACACAGGTAAAAGCAGTGGCAGATGGCCGGGTCCTGCTGGCAGACTGGCTGCAGGGTTATGGTCTGATGGTGGTGGTCGAGCACGGTAAAGGGGATATGAGCCTTTACGGCTATAACCAGAGCGCACTGGTGAATGTGGGTGATCAGGTGAAAGCCGGTCAGCCGATCGCACTGGTGGGCAGCAGCGGGGGTCAGGAAAGACCGGGCCTCTATTTTGAAATCCGGCGCCAGGGACGGACGGTTAACCCGCAGCCCTGGCTGGGGAGATAG
- the gpsA gene encoding NAD(P)H-dependent glycerol-3-phosphate dehydrogenase has product MTDASMTVLGAGSYGTALAITLARNGHRVVLWGHDPEHIRQLEADRANQAFLPDVPFPDTLIPEASLEKALAASRNILLVVPSHVFGDVLKRVKPLLRPDARIIWATKGLEAETGRLLGEVVREVLGDKIPLAMISGPSFAKELAAGLPTAIAVAATEPAFADEVQQLFHCGKSFRVYKNPDFIGIQLGGAVKNVIAIGAGISDGMGFGANARTALITRGLAEMTRLGVALGADPSTFMGMAGLGDLVLTCTDNQSRNRRFGMMMGQGVSVDEAQERIGQVVEGYRNTKEVRALAERAGVEMPITEQIYQILYCNKDVLEAARALLGRATKEEGEHF; this is encoded by the coding sequence ATGACAGACGCTTCTATGACTGTACTCGGTGCCGGTTCATACGGCACCGCTTTAGCGATCACACTGGCCCGTAACGGGCACCGTGTGGTGCTGTGGGGGCATGACCCGGAACATATCCGTCAGCTTGAGGCTGATCGTGCCAATCAGGCATTTCTGCCGGATGTCCCGTTCCCGGATACCCTGATCCCTGAAGCCTCCCTTGAAAAAGCCCTCGCGGCCAGCCGTAATATTCTGCTGGTGGTGCCGAGCCATGTGTTCGGGGATGTGCTCAAACGTGTCAAACCGCTGCTGCGGCCTGATGCCCGGATTATCTGGGCGACCAAAGGTCTGGAAGCGGAAACCGGGCGTCTGCTGGGTGAAGTGGTACGTGAAGTCCTCGGGGATAAAATTCCGCTGGCCATGATCTCCGGTCCCTCTTTTGCCAAAGAGCTGGCTGCCGGACTGCCGACGGCGATTGCTGTCGCAGCGACAGAGCCTGCCTTTGCGGATGAGGTTCAGCAGCTTTTCCACTGCGGCAAAAGCTTCCGCGTTTATAAAAACCCGGATTTTATCGGGATCCAGCTCGGCGGTGCCGTGAAAAACGTCATTGCGATTGGTGCGGGGATCTCTGACGGAATGGGGTTTGGTGCCAATGCGCGAACCGCGCTTATCACCCGTGGCCTGGCAGAAATGACCCGCCTGGGAGTGGCATTAGGCGCAGATCCGTCTACCTTTATGGGTATGGCCGGCCTGGGTGACCTCGTGCTGACCTGTACTGACAACCAGTCCCGTAACCGCCGTTTCGGCATGATGATGGGGCAGGGCGTGAGTGTGGATGAAGCACAGGAGCGCATCGGTCAGGTGGTGGAAGGATACCGTAATACCAAAGAAGTTCGTGCGCTGGCAGAGCGTGCAGGCGTTGAAATGCCTATCACCGAGCAAATCTATCAAATACTCTACTGCAATAAAGATGTGCTCGAAGCTGCCCGTGCCCTGTTGGGGCGAGCCACCAAAGAAGAAGGTGAGCACTTTTAA
- the secB gene encoding protein-export chaperone SecB, whose protein sequence is MSEQQNTEMSFNIQRVYTKDISFEAPNAPAVFQQEWQPEVKMDLDTGSTKLADDVYEIVLRVTVTATMGEETAFLCEVQQAGIFTIGGLEGTQLAHCLGAYCPNILFPYARECIAGLVGRGTFPQLNLAPVNFDALFMNYLQQQEQQQAAQEGTQEA, encoded by the coding sequence ATGTCAGAACAACAAAACACAGAAATGTCTTTCAACATTCAGCGCGTTTACACCAAAGATATTTCTTTTGAAGCGCCGAATGCACCTGCCGTTTTCCAGCAGGAGTGGCAGCCGGAAGTGAAGATGGATCTGGACACCGGCTCAACCAAACTGGCTGATGACGTTTATGAAATCGTTCTGCGCGTCACTGTGACAGCGACTATGGGCGAAGAAACCGCATTCCTGTGTGAAGTTCAGCAGGCCGGTATTTTCACCATCGGCGGTCTGGAAGGTACTCAGCTGGCACACTGCCTGGGTGCATACTGCCCGAATATCCTGTTCCCGTATGCCCGTGAGTGCATCGCAGGTCTGGTCGGCCGCGGCACATTCCCTCAGCTGAACCTGGCACCGGTTAACTTCGATGCACTGTTCATGAACTATCTGCAGCAGCAGGAACAACAGCAGGCTGCGCAGGAAGGTACACAGGAAGCATAA
- a CDS encoding divergent polysaccharide deacetylase family protein — MTYRQKTKNIVLTSLLFITSSLITFSAAAAQLAIVIDDFGYRKQDDNRILELPPQVSIAILPNSPFGKEMAEKAHRQGREILIHMPMAPISKQPLERDTLRPSMSAAEIDTLIKAAIARVPYATGMNNHMGSAMTSDLTAMQHVMASLSGSGFYFLDSVTIGSTKATQAAQGTPVRVLRRQVFLDNVQTEEETRKQLNRAVALARKQGSVIAIGHPHPSTVRALHKLIPQLPPDIELVSPGYMLTHAGKPSAVKPQPEKPVVPVKPVVKEKPWLTPMTEQCEGKAEIGGEFYTNYINLLTEALLRDQMNGKVAEVLLSVRMALPQPDTAPPAAKESVSTDLKAAEKVPAEPAAETQR; from the coding sequence GTGACTTACCGGCAGAAAACCAAAAATATCGTACTGACTTCGTTACTTTTTATCACTTCGTCACTGATAACGTTTTCTGCCGCTGCAGCGCAGCTCGCCATTGTGATCGATGATTTCGGTTACCGCAAACAGGATGATAACCGCATCCTGGAACTGCCGCCGCAGGTCTCCATTGCTATCCTGCCGAATTCCCCGTTCGGCAAAGAAATGGCAGAAAAAGCACACCGCCAGGGCCGTGAAATTCTTATCCATATGCCTATGGCACCGATCAGCAAACAGCCGCTGGAGCGCGACACTCTACGCCCGTCCATGAGTGCCGCAGAAATTGATACCCTGATTAAAGCTGCGATTGCCCGGGTGCCGTATGCCACCGGCATGAATAACCATATGGGCAGCGCGATGACCTCTGATCTGACCGCCATGCAGCATGTGATGGCGTCTCTCTCCGGCTCCGGTTTTTATTTCCTCGACAGTGTGACCATCGGCAGCACCAAAGCGACACAGGCTGCACAGGGAACACCGGTTCGCGTACTGCGCCGCCAGGTTTTTCTGGATAATGTGCAGACAGAGGAAGAGACGCGCAAGCAACTGAACCGGGCTGTTGCTCTGGCACGCAAACAGGGGTCGGTGATCGCTATCGGGCACCCGCATCCGTCGACGGTCCGCGCACTGCATAAACTCATCCCGCAACTGCCTCCGGATATTGAGCTGGTATCGCCGGGATATATGCTGACGCATGCCGGTAAACCATCTGCCGTGAAACCGCAGCCGGAGAAACCGGTCGTGCCGGTCAAACCGGTGGTGAAGGAAAAACCGTGGCTGACACCAATGACTGAGCAGTGTGAGGGTAAAGCAGAAATCGGCGGGGAGTTCTACACCAACTATATCAATCTGCTGACGGAAGCACTCCTGAGAGATCAGATGAACGGCAAAGTGGCGGAAGTCCTGTTATCCGTCCGCATGGCGCTACCGCAGCCGGATACCGCGCCGCCTGCGGCAAAAGAGTCAGTCAGCACTGACCTGAAGGCCGCGGAAAAAGTACCGGCTGAACCGGCGGCAGAGACTCAGCGATAG
- the rfaD gene encoding ADP-glyceromanno-heptose 6-epimerase: protein MIIVTGGAGFIGSNIVKALNDDGYTDILVVDNLKDGTKFVNLVDLNIADYMDKEDFIAGIVAGDDFGDVEAVFHEGACSSTTEWDGKYMMDNNYQYSKELLHYCLDRQIPFLYASSAATYGGRSDNFIEDRQYEKPLNVYGYSKFLFDQYVREILPEAESQICGFRYFNVYGPREGHKGSMASVAFHLNNQILNGENPKLFSGSENFLRDFIYVGDVADVNLWFWKNAKSGIFNCGTGRAESFQAVADAVTGFHSERQCALDYIPFPEKLKGRYQAYTQADLTNLRAAGYPGEFKTVAEGVREYMAWLNQGN, encoded by the coding sequence ATGATTATTGTCACCGGCGGTGCCGGATTTATCGGCAGCAATATTGTAAAAGCACTGAATGATGACGGTTACACTGATATTTTAGTCGTGGATAACCTGAAAGACGGCACCAAATTTGTCAATCTGGTCGATCTGAATATCGCCGATTACATGGATAAAGAAGATTTTATCGCCGGTATTGTGGCCGGGGATGATTTCGGGGATGTCGAGGCTGTATTCCATGAAGGTGCCTGCTCATCCACTACCGAGTGGGACGGTAAGTACATGATGGATAATAACTATCAGTACTCCAAAGAGCTGCTGCATTATTGTCTGGATCGTCAGATCCCGTTCCTGTATGCCTCTTCTGCCGCCACCTACGGCGGGCGCAGCGATAACTTTATTGAAGATCGGCAGTACGAAAAACCATTGAATGTGTATGGTTATTCCAAATTCCTGTTTGATCAGTATGTCCGTGAAATTCTGCCGGAAGCAGAGTCCCAGATCTGCGGTTTCCGTTATTTCAACGTCTACGGCCCGCGTGAAGGCCATAAAGGCAGCATGGCGAGTGTCGCTTTCCATCTGAATAATCAGATTTTAAACGGCGAAAACCCGAAATTATTCTCCGGCAGTGAAAACTTCCTGCGTGATTTCATCTATGTGGGTGATGTGGCAGATGTAAATCTGTGGTTCTGGAAAAATGCCAAATCCGGTATTTTCAACTGCGGTACCGGCCGTGCGGAATCTTTCCAGGCTGTCGCTGATGCTGTGACCGGTTTCCACAGCGAACGCCAGTGCGCGCTCGATTACATCCCGTTCCCGGAAAAACTGAAAGGCCGCTATCAGGCGTATACCCAGGCTGACCTGACCAATCTGCGTGCAGCCGGTTACCCGGGTGAGTTCAAAACGGTCGCCGAAGGTGTCCGTGAATATATGGCTTGGTTAAATCAGGGGAATTAA
- the rfaF gene encoding ADP-heptose--LPS heptosyltransferase RfaF, producing MKILVIGPSWVGDMMMSQSLYRTLKTRYPQATIDVMAPAWCRPLLAKMPEVDEAVAMPIGHGALALGERRRLGHSLRDNKYDRAYVLPNSLKSALVPFFAKIPVRTGWLGEMRYGLLNDHRKLDKAAFPLMVQRYVALAYDKADVPAAAALPQPLLWPKLVVRDEDIAESMAAFNISDHRPVVGFCPGAEFGPAKRWPHYHYGELAKKLIDERDFQIVLFGSEKDHAAGEEILAMLSDEQRENCLNLAGKTSLEQAVNLIAGCHAIITNDSGLMHVAAALDRPLVALYGPSSPDFTPPLSEKARVIRLITGYHKVRKGDAHEGYHQSLIDIQPEQVLSELDDLLKSSPPCAVC from the coding sequence ATGAAAATTCTGGTGATCGGGCCGTCGTGGGTCGGTGATATGATGATGTCACAAAGCCTTTACCGTACCCTGAAAACACGTTATCCGCAGGCAACAATTGATGTGATGGCACCCGCGTGGTGCCGTCCGCTGCTGGCAAAAATGCCGGAAGTGGATGAGGCTGTCGCTATGCCGATCGGCCACGGTGCACTGGCACTCGGTGAGCGCCGCCGTCTCGGTCATTCCCTGCGTGATAATAAGTATGATCGTGCTTATGTGCTGCCGAACTCGTTAAAATCGGCACTAGTGCCGTTTTTTGCGAAAATCCCTGTGCGCACCGGCTGGCTGGGCGAAATGCGTTACGGCCTGCTCAACGATCACCGGAAACTCGACAAAGCCGCTTTTCCGCTGATGGTGCAGCGTTATGTTGCCCTCGCGTATGATAAAGCGGATGTCCCTGCCGCCGCCGCTCTGCCGCAGCCCCTGCTGTGGCCGAAGCTGGTGGTGCGTGATGAGGATATTGCCGAGAGCATGGCTGCGTTTAATATCAGTGATCACCGCCCGGTCGTCGGTTTTTGTCCGGGGGCCGAATTTGGCCCGGCCAAACGCTGGCCGCATTATCACTACGGTGAATTAGCGAAGAAACTGATTGATGAGCGTGATTTTCAGATAGTCCTGTTCGGCTCAGAAAAAGATCACGCTGCCGGTGAGGAAATCCTCGCCATGCTCAGTGATGAGCAACGCGAAAACTGTCTGAACCTGGCCGGAAAAACCTCACTGGAACAGGCGGTGAATCTGATCGCCGGTTGTCATGCCATTATCACCAATGATTCCGGTCTGATGCATGTGGCTGCCGCACTGGATCGCCCGCTGGTCGCCTTATACGGCCCGAGCAGCCCGGATTTCACGCCGCCGCTGTCAGAGAAAGCCCGCGTTATCCGCCTGATCACCGGTTATCATAAAGTCCGCAAAGGGGATGCCCATGAGGGCTACCATCAGAGCCTGATTGATATTCAGCCGGAGCAGGTTCTGTCTGAACTGGATGATTTGCTGAAGAGTTCCCCGCCATGCGCCGTGTGTTAA
- the trmL gene encoding tRNA (uridine(34)/cytosine(34)/5-carboxymethylaminomethyluridine(34)-2'-O)-methyltransferase TrmL: MLNIVLFEPEIPPNTGNIIRLCANTGFRLHLIHPLGFTWDDKRLRRAGLDYSEFADIKHHHDYYAFLDSEGLSSDNAQSPTGNRVFALTTKGTPRHSNVSYQAGDYLLFGPETRGLPPYVLDNMPVDQKIRVPMLPDSRSMNLSNTVAVIVFEAWRQLDYAGALLRD; encoded by the coding sequence ATGCTCAACATCGTCTTATTCGAACCAGAAATACCACCTAACACCGGCAATATCATCCGGTTATGTGCCAATACCGGCTTTCGGCTGCATCTTATCCATCCGCTGGGGTTTACCTGGGATGATAAGCGTCTGCGCCGGGCCGGGCTGGATTACAGTGAGTTTGCGGATATCAAACATCATCATGATTATTACGCCTTTCTCGACAGCGAGGGGCTGAGTTCTGATAATGCGCAGTCGCCAACCGGTAACCGGGTGTTTGCACTGACCACTAAGGGCACACCTCGTCACAGTAATGTCAGCTATCAGGCCGGTGATTATCTGCTGTTCGGGCCGGAGACTCGTGGGTTGCCGCCTTATGTCCTGGATAATATGCCTGTGGATCAGAAAATCCGCGTGCCGATGCTGCCGGACAGCCGCAGTATGAATTTATCCAATACCGTTGCAGTAATTGTATTTGAAGCCTGGCGGCAGCTGGATTATGCAGGGGCGTTATTACGGGATTAA
- the rfaC gene encoding lipopolysaccharide heptosyltransferase RfaC: MRRVLIVKTSSMGDVLHTLPALTDAVQVFPALTFDWVVEEGFAQIPGWHSAVDRVIPVAIRRWRKNWFRRDIRDERRRFRDAVQSQTYDAVIDAQGLIKSALLVTRLARGRKHGYDRHSIREPLASFFYDEKHAVSKTQHAVERIRQLFALSLGYEKPQTQGDYAIAAHFLNNRAVSPDAVPYLVCLHATTRDTKHWPESHWRALFAQLADTDLHVRLPWGAPHEQERALRLAEGFTHVHVLPKLSLADVAAEIAGAEGVISVDTGLSHLTAALDKPNITLYGPTDPGLIGGYGKGQFALTSKDGDLSSVSADDVLAAMAEHMPR, from the coding sequence ATGCGCCGTGTGTTAATCGTCAAAACCTCGTCGATGGGGGATGTGCTGCATACCCTGCCCGCACTGACCGATGCCGTGCAGGTATTCCCGGCTCTCACCTTTGACTGGGTGGTTGAAGAGGGTTTTGCCCAGATCCCGGGCTGGCACTCTGCTGTTGATCGCGTCATTCCGGTTGCTATCCGCCGCTGGCGGAAAAACTGGTTCCGCCGCGATATCCGTGATGAACGCCGCCGGTTCCGCGACGCTGTTCAGTCACAGACCTATGATGCGGTGATTGATGCACAGGGGCTGATTAAAAGTGCCCTGCTGGTTACCCGGCTGGCACGCGGCCGCAAACACGGCTACGACCGGCACAGTATCCGCGAGCCGCTGGCGAGCTTTTTCTATGATGAGAAACACGCTGTCAGCAAAACACAGCATGCTGTTGAGCGGATCCGTCAGCTTTTTGCCCTGAGCCTCGGCTATGAAAAACCGCAGACACAGGGTGATTACGCGATTGCCGCCCATTTTCTGAATAACCGTGCGGTATCGCCGGATGCCGTGCCGTATCTGGTCTGTCTCCACGCCACCACCCGTGATACCAAACACTGGCCGGAATCACACTGGCGGGCGCTGTTTGCCCAGTTGGCTGATACTGATCTGCATGTCCGCCTGCCGTGGGGTGCACCGCATGAACAGGAACGGGCACTGCGTCTGGCGGAAGGATTCACCCATGTGCATGTACTGCCGAAATTATCACTGGCGGATGTGGCGGCAGAAATTGCCGGTGCGGAAGGGGTGATTTCAGTCGATACCGGGCTGAGCCACCTGACGGCCGCGCTGGATAAACCCAATATCACCCTGTACGGCCCGACGGACCCGGGGCTGATCGGTGGTTACGGTAAGGGGCAGTTTGCCCTGACATCAAAGGACGGGGATTTATCCTCTGTCAGTGCGGATGATGTGCTCGCCGCCATGGCAGAGCACATGCCGCGTTAA